Proteins found in one Acidobacteriota bacterium genomic segment:
- a CDS encoding LUD domain-containing protein has protein sequence MVKDGRRPDALFVEKAVVAGAEVRAAADEAAALQDVRRILDTEKIEGPVVCAGDLFDAARGAGIAAVRPETPEEWLRAAASVVRADYGIAETGTLVRFGSDAFENNAWMLPPHCFCFVDARAIVVVPEDLAPALKACFEEDGNEPRGAFFVTGPSRTADIECLLTLGVHGPSRVEIYLLDGKE, from the coding sequence ATGGTGAAGGACGGGCGGCGGCCGGACGCCTTGTTTGTCGAGAAGGCCGTTGTGGCGGGAGCGGAGGTGCGGGCTGCGGCGGATGAAGCGGCCGCTCTTCAAGATGTGCGCCGGATCCTGGATACGGAGAAGATCGAAGGCCCTGTCGTCTGTGCCGGGGATCTCTTCGATGCGGCGCGAGGCGCCGGAATTGCGGCCGTGCGGCCGGAAACACCGGAGGAGTGGCTTCGAGCCGCGGCCTCCGTCGTGAGAGCCGATTACGGGATCGCGGAGACGGGGACCCTCGTCCGATTCGGGAGCGATGCCTTTGAAAACAACGCCTGGATGCTGCCGCCACATTGTTTCTGCTTTGTCGATGCCAGAGCGATCGTGGTTGTCCCCGAAGATCTCGCGCCCGCTTTGAAAGCTTGTTTTGAGGAGGACGGAAACGAACCCCGGGGTGCCTTCTTCGTCACCGGCCCGAGCCGGACGGCCGATATCGAATGCCTGCTGACACTGGGCGTCCATGGCCCCTCCCGCGTCGAGATTTATCTCTTGGATGGAAAGGAATGA